One Halovivax ruber XH-70 genomic region harbors:
- a CDS encoding CARDB domain-containing protein codes for MTDRKTDGFGADALRLLTVLALVAVTVGLATGGSIVAGQVTDQELASERPTSIESAGVTVEQGDRCLPVAPFGNGTESVSDYYDYRTPNTTPSSYTYSSYGTTHLQADDTSTLFFYDGTDGRSLVVLHDRLDGDTDGGSATMQFDGLPAGGEWTVEDDDYEGRDDVFTHRETSSRISWVWTEGRSDGAAFTGLDEPFAVTLTPAFNEAADVRYTDDGYDGQITDWQVVSNDGTATRTSLAMEEPITVHSGACSRVTGLDVAETADAEEPIDLGATVTNDGEGPETLTVPFVVDGAVVDERTVTLAAGETRTLSTSVTLNEPGTRTVSVGDSEATIDVADGALGSFLPGFGVVLVLAGIGVAVIAVHRR; via the coding sequence ATGACTGACAGGAAAACGGACGGGTTCGGTGCCGACGCGCTGCGGTTGCTAACGGTGCTGGCACTCGTCGCCGTAACGGTCGGGCTGGCGACCGGCGGATCGATCGTCGCTGGTCAGGTCACCGACCAGGAATTGGCCAGCGAAAGACCGACTTCGATCGAATCTGCGGGCGTCACCGTCGAGCAGGGCGACCGCTGTCTCCCCGTCGCTCCGTTCGGCAACGGGACCGAGTCCGTCTCTGACTACTACGACTACCGAACGCCCAACACGACGCCGTCATCGTACACGTACAGCTCGTACGGAACGACGCACCTCCAGGCAGACGACACGAGCACCCTCTTCTTCTACGACGGCACCGACGGGCGCTCCCTCGTCGTGCTCCACGATCGCCTGGATGGCGACACTGACGGCGGATCCGCCACGATGCAGTTCGACGGGCTGCCGGCCGGCGGCGAGTGGACTGTCGAAGACGACGACTACGAGGGGCGAGACGACGTCTTTACGCACCGCGAGACGTCGAGCCGTATCTCGTGGGTCTGGACCGAGGGCCGGTCCGACGGCGCGGCGTTCACCGGCCTCGACGAGCCGTTCGCTGTAACGCTGACGCCGGCGTTCAACGAGGCGGCAGACGTCCGCTATACCGACGATGGCTACGACGGCCAAATCACCGACTGGCAGGTCGTTTCGAACGACGGGACCGCCACGCGGACGTCGCTCGCGATGGAGGAGCCGATCACCGTGCACTCGGGCGCGTGCTCGAGGGTAACCGGACTCGACGTTGCCGAGACGGCGGACGCGGAGGAACCGATCGACCTTGGCGCGACGGTGACGAACGACGGCGAGGGGCCGGAGACATTGACCGTCCCGTTCGTCGTCGACGGTGCCGTCGTCGACGAGCGAACCGTGACGCTCGCCGCCGGCGAGACCCGGACCCTCTCGACGTCGGTGACGCTCAACGAACCGGGGACGCGGACGGTTTCGGTGGGGGATAGCGAGGCAACGATCGACGTCGCTGACGGGGCCCTCGGTTCGTTCCTCCCCGGTTTTGGCGTGGTACTCGTGCTCGCTGGGATCGGCGTCGCAGTGATCGCCGTCCACCGACGATAG
- a CDS encoding GNAT family N-acetyltransferase gives MIDVHRLPADDEWNTYVDRSTQSTAFHRAEFLHAIADETDTELTRLVGKNGDHPIGVLPLFVDSKGPLRLLFSPPPHAGIPHLGPAMMLDPNIKYRKATLRTKEFVETCLEWIDDEIDPHYVRIVTNPTYDEVRPFSWRGFDVTPRFTYELDIGRDESELLRSFSRDARTSIQDAYEPHAVADGGEVVHADEGRGSDEADEGDGTDPGYHLERGGEATVERLAGQLDRRFAEQGETFPLSTNFLTRIYRELPAGAIEVYELSVDGEPVSGRLSLTYGDRLTFWQGVPKPRAEVDLPINDLLNWHSMRRARDDGCVVAELSGANVERLWDYKAKFNPDLATYAILERTATGVQPLLSLYKWWNA, from the coding sequence ATGATTGACGTTCACCGATTACCTGCCGACGACGAGTGGAACACGTACGTCGATAGATCGACACAGAGTACAGCCTTCCATCGGGCCGAGTTCCTTCATGCCATTGCCGATGAGACAGACACGGAGCTCACGCGTCTCGTCGGGAAGAACGGCGACCATCCGATCGGCGTTCTCCCGTTGTTCGTCGACTCGAAAGGGCCGCTCCGGCTCCTCTTCTCGCCGCCACCGCACGCTGGTATCCCGCACCTCGGCCCGGCGATGATGCTCGATCCGAACATCAAGTACCGGAAGGCGACGCTCCGGACGAAGGAGTTCGTCGAAACCTGCCTGGAGTGGATCGACGACGAGATCGATCCCCACTACGTCCGGATCGTCACGAATCCGACCTACGACGAAGTTCGGCCCTTCAGCTGGCGCGGCTTCGACGTGACGCCCCGGTTCACCTACGAACTGGATATCGGGCGAGACGAGTCCGAGTTGCTCCGATCGTTCTCGCGTGACGCCCGAACCTCCATTCAGGACGCGTACGAGCCACACGCCGTCGCCGACGGCGGCGAGGTGGTCCACGCCGACGAGGGTCGCGGTAGCGACGAAGCCGACGAAGGCGACGGTACTGACCCAGGATACCACCTCGAGCGTGGTGGCGAGGCGACAGTCGAGCGACTAGCGGGCCAGCTCGATCGGCGCTTCGCCGAGCAGGGCGAGACGTTCCCGCTCTCGACGAACTTTCTGACGCGGATCTACCGGGAGCTGCCAGCGGGTGCGATCGAGGTCTACGAACTCTCCGTAGACGGTGAGCCAGTCTCCGGTCGGCTCTCACTCACGTACGGCGACCGACTCACGTTCTGGCAGGGTGTGCCGAAACCGCGAGCGGAGGTCGACCTGCCAATCAACGATCTGCTGAACTGGCACTCGATGCGTCGAGCCCGTGACGACGGCTGTGTGGTCGCCGAACTCTCCGGCGCCAACGTCGAACGGCTCTGGGACTACAAGGCGAAGTTCAATCCAGATCTCGCCACGTACGCCATCCTCGAACGGACTGCGACGGGCGTGCAGCCGCTACTATCGCTGTACAAGTGGTGGAACGCGTGA
- a CDS encoding glycosyltransferase — protein sequence MRVLQLTTNAEATYLTNQVAALADRGVESDVLEVPRSGPDGRRVTDYLRFCPTVRAQGLNTYDLVHANFGLTIPAAMAQRRVPVVTSLVGSDLMGRFGGLTKQFARFCDDVIVVSAEMAELLSRDAHVIPYGIDLDKFRPIETERARDVVDWPTDGRHVLFPYHPDRPVKNYPLAERVVERAADRAPFDIELHTVSGVEYDLIPYYMNAADTLLLTSHREGSPSTIKEALACNTPVVSTPVGDVPERVGSLGVSGVGSSVDELAMRLRQTLDAAEEPGGRDAVKPFGLDRMGERILSVYRQTVP from the coding sequence GTGCGTGTCCTCCAGTTGACCACCAACGCCGAGGCCACCTACCTGACCAATCAGGTCGCGGCGCTGGCCGATCGTGGCGTCGAGAGTGACGTCCTCGAAGTCCCGCGATCCGGTCCGGACGGGCGGCGTGTCACGGATTACCTCCGATTCTGCCCGACAGTCCGTGCACAGGGCCTGAACACGTACGATCTCGTTCACGCCAACTTCGGGTTGACGATCCCGGCGGCCATGGCACAGCGACGCGTCCCCGTCGTGACGAGTCTGGTCGGGTCCGACCTGATGGGGCGGTTCGGTGGCCTGACGAAACAGTTCGCCCGGTTCTGCGACGACGTCATCGTGGTGAGCGCAGAGATGGCCGAACTCCTGTCGCGGGACGCCCACGTCATCCCCTACGGCATCGATCTCGACAAGTTCCGGCCGATCGAGACCGAACGCGCTCGCGACGTCGTCGACTGGCCGACCGACGGCCGGCACGTGCTGTTTCCCTATCACCCGGATCGGCCCGTCAAAAACTATCCACTCGCCGAGCGCGTCGTCGAGCGGGCGGCGGACCGGGCGCCGTTCGACATCGAACTGCACACGGTCTCAGGCGTCGAGTACGACCTGATACCGTACTACATGAACGCCGCCGACACCCTCCTGCTCACCTCTCACCGGGAAGGCTCACCAAGCACGATCAAGGAAGCGCTCGCGTGCAACACCCCGGTCGTCTCGACCCCGGTCGGCGACGTTCCGGAACGCGTCGGCTCCCTCGGTGTCAGTGGCGTGGGATCATCGGTCGACGAACTGGCGATGAGACTCCGGCAAACACTGGACGCCGCGGAAGAACCCGGTGGTCGCGACGCCGTCAAGCCGTTCGGATTGGATCGAATGGGCGAGCGCATTCTCTCCGTCTACAGACAAACGGTCCCCTGA
- a CDS encoding DUF1616 domain-containing protein: MKEPFERSRSSHAQSTDRSRPTGPADLATLCGFALVAVVVLVGWNPASPPIRAIVGLPLLFLAPGYAFVSLCFPAGSSTAGAETARGALGTRTPSDGERLALSFGSSLAILPILGLVIPSVASFEMAPVVGSIAAVTVLTAVGAWLRRLRLAPARRYRPALARRWSTLRSALLPTGSPLLAATNIVLAVSVVVAITTGGYALLSPQDGERYTGMQLLAEDESGELVAAGYPTEIEPGESVPLTVAVDNQEHRDVTYDLVVRQERYVDGDHRDSEVIHESTLSVSDGETVHRDVAVTPTADSGQLRLVYLLYADDVPSDPTPENAYRYTHLWIDVGDTSAGDGSDGTTSPPGAGEPGDGDEDPPDDNESDDDDGDNESDDSDDGLSDDDDESDDGDDDSDDGGNESDDGSPAPPDDGSGDGDGDTGNESGTDDSGLDSGADDEDDEAGFDGDIGLRLLGR, translated from the coding sequence ATGAAGGAGCCGTTCGAACGATCGCGGTCGAGCCACGCCCAGTCGACCGACCGATCCCGGCCCACCGGCCCGGCCGACCTCGCGACGCTCTGTGGGTTCGCCCTCGTCGCCGTCGTCGTCCTCGTCGGCTGGAACCCCGCTTCGCCGCCGATCCGGGCGATCGTCGGCCTCCCGCTGTTGTTTCTGGCACCCGGCTACGCGTTCGTCTCGCTTTGCTTTCCCGCTGGGTCGTCGACGGCCGGGGCCGAGACGGCTCGCGGTGCACTCGGGACCAGGACGCCGTCCGACGGCGAGCGGCTCGCCCTTTCGTTCGGGTCGAGCCTGGCGATCTTGCCGATCCTCGGACTGGTGATCCCGTCGGTGGCCTCCTTCGAGATGGCCCCGGTCGTCGGCAGTATCGCCGCGGTCACCGTCCTGACGGCCGTCGGGGCGTGGCTCCGTCGATTGCGACTGGCGCCCGCACGGCGATATCGTCCCGCTCTCGCCCGCCGGTGGTCGACGCTGCGATCGGCTCTGTTGCCCACGGGTTCGCCACTGCTCGCCGCGACGAACATCGTTCTCGCGGTCAGCGTCGTCGTCGCGATCACGACCGGTGGCTACGCACTCCTCTCGCCGCAGGACGGGGAGCGCTACACGGGGATGCAACTGCTCGCCGAGGACGAGAGCGGCGAGCTGGTCGCCGCCGGCTATCCCACGGAGATCGAACCTGGGGAGTCAGTCCCGCTCACCGTCGCCGTCGACAACCAGGAACACCGCGACGTAACCTACGACCTCGTCGTCCGCCAGGAGCGCTACGTCGACGGCGACCACCGCGACAGCGAGGTGATCCACGAATCGACGCTCTCGGTGTCCGACGGCGAGACCGTCCATCGCGACGTCGCCGTGACGCCGACGGCCGACTCCGGCCAGCTCCGACTGGTCTACCTCCTCTACGCGGACGACGTCCCGTCGGACCCGACACCCGAGAATGCATACCGGTACACGCACCTCTGGATCGACGTCGGCGACACGTCGGCCGGTGACGGTTCAGACGGGACCACCTCGCCGCCCGGGGCGGGCGAGCCCGGTGACGGAGACGAAGACCCGCCTGACGACAACGAGTCGGACGATGATGACGGCGACAACGAGTCGGACGACAGTGACGATGGACTCAGTGACGATGACGACGAGTCGGACGACGGTGACGACGACTCCGACGATGGCGGAAACGAGTCAGACGACGGTTCCCCCGCTCCACCAGACGACGGATCGGGTGACGGAGACGGCGATACCGGGAACGAGTCCGGAACAGACGACAGCGGTCTCGACTCAGGTGCTGACGACGAGGACGACGAAGCCGGGTTCGACGGGGATATCGGGCTCAGACTACTCGGGCGATGA
- a CDS encoding GNAT family N-acetyltransferase, with the protein MVDVRVATDEDVSRWNDYVSRSPQGTLFHEYDALRTLAEYAGARLHPLVGFKGQEPVGVFPVFALRKGPVMTAFSPPPNLRVPALGPATLNLGKLKQRKREKRRERFVDGCLEWIDDELGPRYTHVRTGPTYSDVRSFKWAEYDVTPEFTYHVDLSADEETLLDRFSSDARRNVTNTPADAYEIVDCGSAEEGCDASAAIRRIVTQVRERYHSQGVDFDVPADFVVALHERADRGTIRPYICRVDGEFVGGILAVEYGDTIGRWMGGVRTDRDVDVPVNDLLDWAVMRDARERGLATYDLVGGETRRINRYKAKFAPSLRTAYSMERGSWGMQTLAHLYQSVK; encoded by the coding sequence GTGGTAGACGTCCGCGTCGCGACCGACGAGGACGTCTCACGGTGGAACGACTACGTCTCGCGGTCGCCGCAGGGGACGCTATTCCACGAGTACGACGCCCTGCGAACGCTGGCCGAGTACGCCGGCGCTCGACTCCACCCGCTCGTCGGCTTCAAGGGGCAGGAACCGGTCGGCGTCTTCCCCGTCTTCGCGCTCCGGAAGGGGCCCGTGATGACGGCGTTCTCGCCGCCCCCGAACCTTCGCGTGCCCGCGCTCGGCCCCGCCACGCTGAACCTCGGCAAGTTGAAACAGCGAAAACGCGAGAAGCGCCGCGAGCGATTCGTCGACGGCTGTCTCGAGTGGATCGACGACGAACTCGGACCGCGCTACACGCACGTCCGGACGGGACCGACCTATTCCGACGTGCGCTCGTTCAAATGGGCCGAGTACGACGTGACCCCCGAGTTCACCTACCACGTCGACCTCTCGGCGGACGAGGAAACCCTGCTGGATCGGTTCAGCAGCGACGCCCGCCGGAACGTGACCAACACGCCGGCGGACGCCTACGAGATCGTCGACTGCGGGAGTGCTGAGGAGGGGTGCGACGCCTCTGCCGCGATCCGGCGAATCGTCACCCAGGTTCGCGAGCGGTATCACTCCCAGGGCGTCGACTTCGACGTCCCTGCCGACTTCGTCGTCGCCCTCCACGAACGTGCCGATCGGGGGACGATCCGGCCCTACATCTGTCGCGTCGACGGCGAATTCGTCGGCGGCATCCTAGCCGTCGAGTACGGCGACACGATCGGCCGGTGGATGGGCGGCGTCCGGACGGACCGCGACGTCGACGTGCCGGTGAACGACCTGCTCGACTGGGCGGTCATGCGCGACGCTCGCGAGCGCGGCCTCGCCACCTACGACCTCGTCGGCGGCGAGACGCGTCGGATCAATCGCTACAAGGCGAAGTTCGCCCCGTCGCTGCGAACCGCCTACAGCATGGAGCGAGGGTCCTGGGGCATGCAGACGCTCGCGCACCTCTACCAGTCGGTGAAGTGA
- a CDS encoding alkaline phosphatase family protein, which yields MTADTELRTLLVGIDAACERVLEPLFAEGELPTLASIVSTGASGPLQSQVPPWTASAWPSLYTGMNPGKHGVFSFLTFEGYDWDVVNATDVRERTLWELLDRHGFRSVVVNAPVTHPPRSFDGALIPGYTAPEDPTCHPEGLLDDVRDAIGNYTVYPDDDSTDAYCRAIRSRGEAFRYLADRFDPDFGFLQFQATDSIFHRRPDDEAGIRALYREVDRQLAATIETCHPETIVVASDHGMGPYEGVEFRVNDFLRELGTVETVRGGRGMPTWSRARERSLKAGEETTRAGDDATSDGTGPGPLQRSMAALASVGLTSQRVGAALDRVGLADAVASRVPDALVSAGTEQVDFRHSAAYMRSRIECGIRLNLQGRDPNGVVHESAYDDVRADLMNELRALTTPDGEPVFEAVAPREAYFHGPESHRAVDIVTIPVGYDHFLSTTLHGERFGQPTEPWNHKLEGFVAVAGETVDLREGIGHAHLCDVAPTVLSTFDVPADERMDGTVLPCVSYTGEQSYPRFENDESAATDDAVVEQRLADLGYIE from the coding sequence ATGACAGCCGACACCGAGCTCCGGACGCTGCTTGTCGGAATCGACGCGGCCTGCGAGCGGGTCCTGGAGCCGCTGTTCGCCGAGGGGGAGTTGCCGACGCTCGCCTCGATCGTCTCGACGGGCGCGAGCGGGCCGCTGCAGTCGCAGGTCCCGCCGTGGACCGCGAGCGCGTGGCCCTCGCTCTATACCGGGATGAACCCCGGCAAACACGGCGTCTTCAGCTTTCTCACGTTCGAGGGCTACGACTGGGACGTCGTCAACGCGACCGACGTCCGCGAGCGAACCCTCTGGGAACTCCTCGACCGCCACGGCTTCCGCAGCGTCGTGGTGAACGCGCCGGTAACCCACCCGCCCAGATCCTTCGACGGCGCCCTGATACCGGGCTACACCGCCCCCGAGGACCCGACGTGTCACCCCGAGGGGCTGCTGGACGACGTGCGCGACGCGATCGGGAATTACACCGTCTACCCCGACGACGACTCGACCGACGCCTATTGCCGGGCCATCCGCTCGCGTGGCGAGGCGTTTCGCTACCTCGCCGACCGGTTCGACCCGGACTTCGGCTTTCTGCAGTTCCAGGCCACCGACTCGATCTTTCATCGCCGGCCCGACGACGAAGCGGGCATCCGCGCGCTCTATCGCGAGGTCGACCGCCAGCTCGCGGCGACGATAGAAACCTGCCACCCGGAGACGATCGTCGTCGCGAGCGACCACGGGATGGGACCCTACGAGGGCGTCGAGTTCCGCGTCAACGACTTCCTCCGGGAACTGGGCACCGTCGAGACGGTCCGCGGCGGTCGCGGCATGCCGACCTGGTCCCGTGCGCGTGAGCGGAGTCTAAAAGCGGGTGAGGAGACGACGAGAGCGGGCGACGACGCAACGAGCGACGGGACCGGGCCCGGCCCCCTCCAGCGATCGATGGCCGCGCTCGCGTCGGTGGGACTGACGAGCCAGCGGGTCGGCGCCGCCCTCGACCGGGTGGGTCTCGCCGACGCGGTCGCGAGTCGCGTGCCCGACGCCCTCGTCAGTGCCGGCACGGAGCAGGTCGACTTTCGGCACTCGGCTGCCTACATGCGTTCGCGGATCGAGTGCGGGATCCGGCTCAATCTGCAAGGTCGCGATCCGAACGGCGTCGTCCACGAGTCCGCCTACGACGACGTCCGCGCCGACCTGATGAACGAGCTCCGGGCACTCACCACACCGGACGGTGAGCCGGTCTTCGAGGCCGTCGCGCCGCGAGAGGCCTACTTCCACGGGCCGGAGAGCCACCGAGCGGTCGACATCGTGACGATCCCGGTCGGCTACGACCACTTCCTCTCGACGACGCTGCACGGCGAGCGCTTCGGCCAGCCGACCGAACCCTGGAACCACAAACTCGAGGGATTCGTCGCTGTCGCCGGTGAGACGGTCGACCTCCGCGAAGGGATCGGGCACGCCCATCTCTGTGACGTCGCGCCGACCGTCCTCTCGACGTTCGACGTCCCCGCGGACGAGCGCATGGACGGGACCGTCCTCCCATGTGTCTCCTACACTGGCGAGCAATCGTATCCCCGGTTCGAGAACGACGAGTCGGCCGCGACCGACGACGCCGTCGTCGAACAGCGCCTGGCCGATCTGGGATACATCGAGTAG
- a CDS encoding heavy metal translocating P-type ATPase has translation MNSGDAGPSRRCSFCGTALTDDSTDDSHGPTQHHTDEGVAEESFCSPGCRRLADALDPAPAEHAGTDSGQPAAGSGPDAGPVSEATPDNAAASSGEPAGDLVRTHFRMDGMHAAHDERYLESVATGIDGVDDASASYVTESVSVDHDPAQVSAETLAERLTGLGFTAFRRDRQGDQPERNDRYERNDRHEAADTGAGSEGGSIGADVTGRTHRDREVSGFRKRRADDFLEMRYVVGVVFGSFLLVPYAVLFYPAALADLTGWAALSIFGGSMELDWGVLPLFLGLTGAILYLTGRPLLRGAFLALSLRRANAHLLATLPIVAAYLYGAIAVLTGRFDLYFDLTIVVAATVMGAIYWESTVKRDAVSRLTALTRASVAEARRLTPDGSSQVVPTGDLSAGDRILVRQGERIPVDGTLADGSCTVAEALLTGESLPQERTAGDEVVGGSTVTTGSAVVTVGDRSTSRLDGLTRRVWNLQSATHAASDRTDDLAGRLLPLVVGAALLAAAGTLLVGDGPIAALRHLLLALLVGSPWALAFATPVSVATSLQEAARKGVVVFDETVFGRLRDVDTVVFDKTGTLTTGEMTVRDATGPDRVLRAAAALERRAAHPAADAIVEAFLPDAASGSGGGAGTDGAGDHLVPQADGATDESVPTDGAVAGGVPTVDAFETAPTGVAGEVDGEPTLVGHPSLFAVRGWSIDEAIETRVEAIREAGHLPVVVGQHGRAEGVVAVGDQPRDAWTGTVESLADRDVDVVVLTGDDAAGADFLTGRDGITAIYADVPPTGKVEAVRRLAAEGRVAMVGDGTNDAPALAAADLGIALGGGTALAADAAALAIADDDLAGVERAFALAARARRRRRGTRWLAFSYNAIAIPAVLVGLASPLVTMAGAVVATGSILAYATYPIRFGRD, from the coding sequence GTGAACTCCGGCGACGCCGGACCGAGCCGGCGGTGTTCGTTCTGTGGCACGGCCCTCACGGACGATAGCACCGACGACTCACACGGACCGACTCAGCACCACACCGACGAGGGTGTGGCCGAGGAGTCGTTTTGCTCGCCCGGCTGTCGACGCCTCGCCGACGCGCTCGACCCAGCACCTGCGGAACACGCTGGTACCGATTCCGGACAGCCGGCCGCCGGATCTGGACCGGACGCCGGTCCCGTGTCCGAGGCGACGCCTGACAACGCCGCGGCATCGTCGGGCGAACCAGCGGGCGATCTCGTCCGGACGCACTTCCGGATGGACGGTATGCACGCCGCCCACGACGAGCGATACCTCGAATCGGTCGCGACGGGGATCGACGGCGTCGACGACGCCTCGGCCAGTTACGTGACCGAGAGCGTCAGCGTCGATCACGACCCTGCGCAGGTCTCGGCCGAAACGCTCGCAGAGCGACTCACGGGACTCGGATTCACCGCGTTCCGGCGGGATCGCCAGGGCGACCAGCCCGAGCGTAACGACCGGTACGAGCGGAACGACCGGCACGAGGCCGCTGACACAGGCGCGGGCTCGGAGGGCGGATCGATCGGTGCGGACGTCACCGGACGGACCCATCGCGATCGCGAGGTCTCCGGCTTCCGGAAGCGCCGAGCCGACGACTTTCTGGAGATGCGCTACGTCGTCGGCGTCGTCTTCGGCTCCTTCCTGCTGGTTCCGTACGCCGTCCTGTTCTACCCCGCCGCGCTCGCCGATCTCACCGGCTGGGCGGCGCTCTCGATCTTCGGCGGGTCGATGGAACTCGACTGGGGCGTCCTGCCGCTGTTTCTCGGCCTGACCGGCGCCATCCTGTACCTGACCGGGCGGCCGTTGCTGCGCGGCGCCTTTCTCGCCCTCTCGCTCCGCCGAGCGAACGCCCACCTGCTCGCGACGCTGCCGATCGTCGCCGCCTACCTCTACGGCGCGATCGCGGTGCTCACCGGCCGGTTCGACCTCTACTTCGATCTCACGATCGTCGTCGCCGCGACGGTCATGGGCGCGATCTACTGGGAGTCGACCGTCAAACGCGACGCCGTCTCGCGGCTCACCGCACTCACCCGGGCTTCCGTCGCCGAGGCGCGCCGGCTCACCCCGGACGGCTCGTCGCAGGTCGTCCCCACGGGTGACCTGTCGGCGGGCGACCGGATCCTCGTCCGACAGGGCGAACGCATCCCGGTCGACGGCACCCTCGCCGACGGCAGCTGTACCGTCGCGGAGGCGCTTCTTACCGGTGAATCGCTCCCACAGGAGCGCACCGCCGGCGACGAGGTCGTGGGCGGGTCGACCGTCACGACCGGCAGCGCCGTCGTCACCGTCGGGGATCGGTCGACGAGCCGACTCGACGGGCTCACCCGCCGTGTCTGGAACCTCCAGAGTGCCACGCACGCGGCGTCCGATCGGACGGACGACCTCGCCGGCCGCCTCCTCCCGCTCGTCGTCGGCGCCGCCCTCCTCGCCGCCGCAGGAACGCTGCTCGTCGGCGATGGCCCGATCGCAGCCCTCAGACACCTCCTGCTCGCCCTGCTCGTCGGGAGTCCGTGGGCGCTCGCGTTCGCCACCCCCGTCTCCGTCGCCACCAGCCTGCAGGAGGCGGCCAGGAAGGGGGTCGTCGTCTTCGACGAAACTGTCTTCGGCCGACTCAGGGACGTCGACACCGTCGTCTTCGACAAGACGGGCACGCTCACGACCGGCGAGATGACGGTCCGCGACGCGACGGGGCCGGATCGGGTCCTCCGGGCCGCCGCGGCGCTCGAACGCCGTGCCGCACACCCTGCTGCCGACGCCATCGTCGAAGCGTTCCTGCCGGACGCGGCCAGTGGCTCCGGCGGAGGTGCTGGGACGGACGGAGCGGGTGACCATCTCGTCCCGCAGGCCGACGGCGCGACTGACGAGTCGGTGCCCACGGACGGTGCAGTCGCCGGCGGCGTGCCGACGGTCGACGCGTTCGAGACCGCCCCGACCGGTGTCGCCGGCGAGGTCGACGGTGAGCCGACCCTCGTCGGGCATCCGTCGCTGTTCGCCGTCCGGGGCTGGTCCATCGACGAGGCGATCGAAACGCGGGTCGAGGCGATCCGGGAGGCAGGCCACCTGCCGGTCGTCGTGGGTCAGCACGGACGGGCCGAGGGCGTCGTCGCGGTCGGCGACCAGCCACGCGACGCGTGGACCGGGACGGTCGAGTCGCTCGCTGATCGCGACGTCGACGTCGTCGTCCTCACCGGCGACGACGCGGCTGGGGCCGACTTTCTGACCGGGCGTGACGGCATCACGGCGATCTACGCCGACGTGCCGCCGACGGGGAAGGTCGAGGCGGTGCGGCGACTCGCCGCCGAGGGACGCGTCGCGATGGTCGGCGACGGGACGAACGATGCACCGGCGCTCGCGGCGGCCGATCTCGGGATCGCCCTAGGCGGCGGGACTGCGCTGGCGGCCGACGCCGCTGCCCTCGCGATCGCGGACGACGACCTCGCCGGCGTCGAGCGAGCGTTCGCGCTCGCTGCACGCGCACGAAGACGTCGTCGCGGGACGCGCTGGCTGGCGTTCTCGTACAACGCGATCGCCATCCCCGCCGTCCTCGTCGGTCTGGCGAGCCCGCTGGTGACGATGGCCGGTGCCGTCGTCGCCACTGGATCTATTCTCGCGTACGCGACGTATCCGATCAGGTTTGGACGGGACTGA
- a CDS encoding enoyl-CoA hydratase/isomerase family protein codes for MSTIVTERLDDDPLARVVISKPERRNAVSRAETQELAATIRDLDADDGIRAVVLTGEGDAFCAGLDLTTVGEEPSTGLVNRSFHAAVREIATASMPVIARVDGPAVGAGAALAIACDLVYAAEDASIGFSFAKIGLSADTGATWTLPRLVGVQTAFELLSTGRMVDATEAASLGLVTETASGDALDELVTTRAVELANGPTRAFAAIRRLLLRANANTLEEHLEREATAQIEAYHTDDSSEGIEAFVADRDPDFQGQ; via the coding sequence ATGAGCACGATCGTCACCGAGCGCCTCGACGACGACCCACTGGCACGCGTCGTTATCTCGAAACCCGAACGCCGAAACGCCGTCTCGCGCGCAGAGACACAGGAACTGGCCGCGACGATCCGCGACCTCGACGCGGACGACGGTATCCGTGCGGTCGTCCTCACCGGCGAGGGTGACGCCTTCTGCGCGGGACTGGACCTGACGACCGTCGGTGAGGAACCCTCGACTGGGCTGGTCAACCGCAGCTTCCACGCGGCGGTGCGCGAAATCGCGACGGCGTCGATGCCCGTGATCGCCCGCGTCGACGGCCCAGCAGTCGGCGCCGGCGCAGCGCTCGCGATCGCCTGCGACCTCGTCTACGCCGCCGAAGACGCCAGCATCGGGTTCTCCTTCGCGAAGATCGGCCTCTCGGCCGACACCGGCGCGACCTGGACGCTCCCCCGACTCGTCGGCGTCCAGACCGCCTTCGAACTGCTCTCGACCGGCCGAATGGTCGACGCCACCGAGGCGGCGTCGCTGGGACTCGTTACCGAAACCGCGAGCGGCGACGCGCTCGACGAACTCGTCACGACGCGCGCGGTCGAACTGGCCAACGGTCCGACGCGTGCGTTCGCTGCCATCCGCAGACTCCTCCTCCGGGCCAACGCGAACACGTTAGAGGAGCATCTAGAACGCGAGGCCACGGCCCAGATCGAAGCCTACCACACCGACGACTCGTCGGAGGGGATCGAGGCGTTCGTCGCCGACCGCGACCCGGACTTTCAGGGGCAGTAG